Proteins found in one Mustela lutreola isolate mMusLut2 chromosome 12, mMusLut2.pri, whole genome shotgun sequence genomic segment:
- the FANCG gene encoding Fanconi anemia group G protein has protein sequence MSHQNPLGTSVPHTSCLDLWREKNDQLVRQAKVAQDSGLSLRRQQLAQDSLEGFRGLLHSLRGLPAAVPVLPLELTVTCNFITLRASLAQGFTEDQAQDIQQGLERVLETQKKLGPRLECGLRGLWDSVLHYSTLLLEVLPALHHLAGLQAAVWLSTDCLGDLTFLLQTLNGNQSEASENLLLLLKTWSPPAEESDAPLTLQDARGLRDILLTASAYRQGLQELITGSLPRALSSLQEAASGLCSRPVLVQVYTALGTCLRKMGNPQRALLYLAAALKGGSTCGPPLLEASRLYRQLGNTAAELESLELLVEALNVTHSFEAPQLLIEVELLLPRPHPASPLHCGTPSQAKYLLASRCLQVGRAEDAAEHYLDLLALVLDGSESKFFPPPSPPGPCMPEVFLEAAAALIQAGRAQDALTVCEELLSRTSSLLPKMPQLREDARKGTKESPHCPSWVSATYLLQGQAWVQLGAPKEAISEFSRCLELLFRTTPKDEEQGPASNREKGCISDVALQQLRAAALISRGLQWVAVDQDTKALQDFLLSVQMCPGNQDASFHLLQTLRRMDRRHEATALWWRLKAQTELPQENAAWSLPLYLETYLDWIHSPDRETLLEEFQTSLPEPHEL, from the exons ATGTCGCACCAGAACCCTCTGGGCACCTCAGTGCCACACACCAGCTGCCTAGACCTGTGGAGGGAAAAGAATGACCAGCTCGTTCGACAGGCCAAG GTGGCTCAGGACTCGGGTCTGTCTCTGAGGCGACAGCAGTTGGCTCAAGATTCACTGGAAGGGTTCAGGGGACTCCTCCATAGTCTGAGGG GGCTCCCTGCAGCTGTTCCTGTTCTCCCCTTGGAATTGACTGTTACCTGCAATTTCATTACCCTGAGGGCGAGCCTGGCCCAGGGTTTCACTGAGGACCAGGCACAGGATATCCAACAGGGCCTGGAGAGAG TGCTGGAGACCCAGAAGAAGTTGGGGCCCAGACTGGAATGTGGGCTCAGGGGGCTGTGGGACTCCGTTCTCCATTATTCCACCCTTCTCCTGGAGGTGCTCCCTGCCCTTCACCACCTGGCTGGCCTGCAGGCTGCCGTCTGGCTAAGCACTGACTGTTTGGGGGACTTGACCTTCTTGCTGCAGACCTTGAATGGCAACCAG AGCGAGGCCTCTGAgaatctgctgctgcttctgaaaACTTGGAGCCCTCCAGCTgaggagtcagatgctccactgaCCCTGCAGGATGCCCGGGGCTTAAGGGATATCCTTCTTACAGCTTCTGCCTATCGCCAAG GCCTCCAGGAGCTGATCACAGGAAGCCTGCCCAGGGCACTGAGCAGCCTACAGGAAGCAGCCTCAGGTCTATGCTCACGACCTGTGTTGGTCCAGGTGTACACGGCTCTGGGGACCTGTCTCCGTAAAATG GGCAATCCACAAAGAGCTCTGCTGTACTTGGCTGCAGCCCTGAAAGGGGGGTCAACGTGTGGTCCCCCACTTCTGGAGGCCTCTAGGCTGTATCGGCAACTGGGGAACACAGCAGCAGAGCTGGAGAGTCTGGAGCTGTTGGTTGAG GCCTTGAATGTCACTCACAGTTTTGAAGCCCCTCAGCTTCTCATTGAAGTAGAGTTACTACTCCCCAGACCTCACCCAGCCTCACCCCTTCATTGTGGCACACCGAGCCAGGCCAAGTACTTGCTAGCAAGCCGATGTTTACAGGTGGGAAG GGCAGAGGATGCTGCAGAGCATTACTTGGACCTACTGGCTCTGGTGCTGGATGGCTCAGAATCAAAG TTCTTTCCCCCGCCTTCCCCTCCAGGGCCTTGTATGCCTGAGGTGTTCTTAGAGGCAGCTGCAGCACTGATCCAGGCTGGCCGAGCCCAGGATGCCTTGACTGTATGTGAGGAGCTACTCAGCCGCACATCATCTCTGCTTCCCAAGATGCCCCAGCTGAGGGAAGATGCCAGAAAAGGAACCAAAGAGTCACCACACTGCCCATCCTGGGTCTCTGCAACCTACCTGCTTCAGGGTCAAGCCTGGGTGCAGCTGGGGGCCCCAAAAGAGGCAATTAGTGAATTTAGCCG GTGCCTTGAGCTGCTTTTCCGGACCACACCTAAGGATGAAGAACAAG GGCCTGCTTCCAATCGTGAGAAGGGGTGTATATCAGATGTGGCACTACAACAGCTTCGGGCAGCTGCCCTGATTAGTCGTGGACTTCAGTGGGTGGCCGTTGACCAAGATACGAAAGCCCTACAGGACTTCCTTCTCAGTGTGCAAATGTGCCCAG GTAATCAAGATGCTTCCTTTCACCTGCTTCAGACTCTGAGGAGAATGGATCGGAGGCATGAGGCCACTGCTCTCTGGTGGAGGCTAAAGGCCCAAACAGAGTTGCCACAGGAGAATGCTGCATG GTCTCTCCCCCTGTACCTAGAAACCTATCTGGACTGGATTCATTCCCCTGACCGTGAAACCCTTCTTGAGGAGTTTCAGACATCTCTGCCGGAGCCTCATGAACTGTAG